Proteins encoded within one genomic window of Triticum aestivum cultivar Chinese Spring chromosome 2D, IWGSC CS RefSeq v2.1, whole genome shotgun sequence:
- the LOC123054055 gene encoding salt tolerance receptor-like cytoplasmic kinase 1: protein MFQGCGLFACVSRRGADVRKRGEAGAASSRVAAEPAVWEEEEEAGGAARRMAWAEVESATGAFSSRVIGHGGFSTVYLASLSSARLAAVKVHCSSERLHRAFRQELDVLLSLRHPHIVRLLGYCDERDEGVLVFEYAPNGDLHQRLHGGEDAAAPLPWSRRVAIAFQVATALEYLHEGSGPAVVHGDIKASNVLLDGNMDAKLCDFGFAHSGVSATAGRGRSSGRAIMGSPGYVDPQLLRTGVANEQSDVYSFGVLLLELVTGREAVCRETGRRLTAVVCPTISKGNVADAVDRSLAGKYSADEAAVVAELAMRCVSDAPGLRPSMADVVHVLQEKTTALISAVGPRLDRRIMF from the coding sequence ATGTTTCAAGGGTGCGGCCTGTTTGCGTGCGTGAGCCGGCGCGGCGCGGACGTCAGGAAGCGGGGCGAGGCGGGCGCGGCCAGCTCGCGGGtcgcggcggagccggcggtgtgggaggaggaggaggaggccggcggcgccgCCAGGCGGATGGCGTGGGCGGAGGTGGAGTCCGCCACGGGGGCCTTCTCGTCCcgggtcatcggccacggcggcttCAGCACCGTCTACCTCGCCTCGCTCTcctccgcccgcctcgccgccgtcaagGTGCACTGCAGCAGCGAGCGCCTCCACCGCGCCTTCCGCCAGGAGCTCGACGTGCTGCTCTCCCTCCGCCACCCGCACATCGTCCGCCTGCTCGGCTACTGCGACGAGCGCGACGAGGGCGTGCTGGTCTTCGAGTACGCCCCCAACGGCGACCTCCACCAGAGGCTCCACGGCGGCGAGGACGCCGCGGCGCCGCTGCCGTGGTCGCGCCGCGTGGCGATTGCGTTCCAGGTGGCCACGGCGCTGGAGTACCTCCACGAGGGCAGCGGTCCGGCGGTCGTCCACGGGGACATCAAGGCGTCCAACGTCCTCCTCGACGGTAACATGGACGCCAAGCTATGCGACTTCGGCTTCGCGCACTCCGGCGTCTCCGCCACGGCGGGCCGCGGCAGGTCGTCTGGGCGCGCCATCATGGGCTCCCCGGGCTACGTCGACCCCCAGCTCCTCCGCACCGGCGTGGCCAACGAGCAgagcgacgtgtacagcttcggcgtgCTGCTGCTCGAGCTGGTGACCGGGAGGGAGGCCGTGTGCCGCGAGACCGGACGCCGTCTTACCGCGGTGGTGTGCCCCACGATCAGCAAGGGGAACGTGGCCGATGCGGTGGACCGGAGTCTTGCCGGCAAGTACAGCGCCGACGAGGCGGCCGTCGTCGCGGAGCTCGCGATGCGGTGCGTCAGCGATGCCCCCGGGCTCAGGCCGTCCATGGCGGACGTGGTGCACGTGCTCCAGGAGAAGACCACCGCGTTGATCTCGGCCGTCGGACCCAGATTGGACCGCAGGATCATGTTCTAG